cttctgacttcaactataggTAGGTAGTGGTACTTGTGGTCACGTTTCACAGAAAAGGAACAAGTTTTTATAAATGGGTCACCAGGTTCCTCAAGATCCAAGACTTGTCAGAACTTTTCACTAAACACAATTTCTGGATATTAGACATTTCTTGTTAGAATTCCATCGTGACGATGTCGAAGAAACGTGTGGTAAAAATggatatattaaaaataaattagCATGTATAACTGAAAGTTTAACATGATCTTCCAATAATGACCCTTTTTTTCCCTCCCCAAAACAGAGTACGGTTCTTTTGTTTGCTCATTTCTCTGAAACAAAGTGAAGCCTGGCCTAGTTATGGCTCGTGCTCTGTCAATCAAATGTGGTGGGTAGGATGCCTTGGTTTAAAGGTTGGCTGTATTAAGCATTCATCTTTTTAGAGCCTGAGGTACGTCAAACACCCATGTAACTGACATGCCATCCCAAAATAATGTTGCGTCCCAAAGGCAAAAAGGGgcttccttttttttttaaatttttttttatgtCAACTGAAGAGTCATAGGTGCTGGACTTACTGCTGGTCCATCCTGAGATATTTTGCTGCTTGCTGTTTTGGAGTAGGAGGGTTCAATCAGTTCAGCAAGGTTTGTCTCAACAAATCCTTAATGGTTTTTCTTTTTAAATAGCCTTTAGAATGTATCTTTCATTATGTATGATACACCTTAATTGCGTTGTAATTTCAGGTGAAGAAATTGTCTGAACGGGCAAGGTGGGCATCTTACAGTAATTTGGTTTTCAATGTTTTGGTTGGGCATTTGGATATACTGTCAGATCCAAAATGATTGTcacccttgataaaaaaaaaattagcaaaagacattttttatatatttttttaaaggggaaatatttaacaagtaatacaaaaACAATTATTGTCACCCCAATTATTGTCACCTGTTTTCAATACGCACAATTTGTTCCTGTGCAAACAAGATATTGGTGTGCTCCGCTCGCCTTGGGCTGCAACGTGCCCAGGTAGCCTTAGCATCTCCCCGGCTGTGGAAGAGTACCACGAAGAGCCTGTGTCGCAGGCTAGCACACGCCAAACTAGCCTTAGTCGACAGGACACTAACATGGGGGCCGGCGTCCCCGATGGCTCACCAGAGGCGATGGATATCCCCACCGGGAATCATTGAGTGACGGCTAGTGTGGGCGTCATCCCCACCAGTTCTCAGTGTAGACCTACAGGGCGTGTGCAAACGTGCTGTGAATAAGCTGGTGATTACCTGGCCCAATGCAGTAGCAGAGACCACCAAAGCTAAATGGGCAGCCAGGCAATTATTACCAGTCTTCCCAGAATTGCCCGGAGGAGATTACTCGTACCTGGAGTACATCTTTCTCATCCAAGAACCCTGTCCAAGGTGGGTCGGTGTTGACATGGTGGGGATTGGGTTTGCCCACATGCCCTCCATCGAACCCCTGGTGGCTTCCTACTACGCCCCAGCCAGAAGTCCTCCATGACCTTGACTGGCCCCACCTTACCAACCAAGTATGAACGCTTCCAGTCCTCTGTGACAGAGGTGGTCTACAGGTCGGTCGCCACAGCGGTGAGGGTTCTCAGCACTGCCTCCATGCTCTCGGCATACCAAGCTGAGCTACAGGAAGAGCTAGCGGTCACACTGGAGCCAGGTCTATGGGATGAGATCTTTATTGCCACAGACCTCAACCTGCATCTGCTTAAAGCCGCTGTCCAGGCGTCAGGAAGAGCGATGGGGCTCATAATATCCCAGGAGAGGGCTCAATGACTCAACCTTTCCTCTGTGTATGATAGTGAGAAGCTGTAGATCCTGGAAGCTCCAGTAGACCCTAAAGGCCTTTTCGGTCCCACCGTCAAGATGATACAGAAACAGTGTGAGGAGAAAAAGAGTGAGGGTGAAGCCCACGAAGATACAGCCCTGTGCCTCACCACACCTTCGCCCAGGCTGCAGCAGGTCGACCCCCCCTCGACCTTTAAAATCCCAGCAGCAGAGAACCTTGGACCCTAAGGGACCCTGGTCTAAGAAGCCTCCCTTCCCACCCAGAGAACTGGCTGGCATGCAGTGTCAAACTGGGTACAGGGCACGATAGACAGGGGATGTAGACTGCAATTCGATGTCACCCTGCCTCGATTCAAGGAAATCATATACACTAAGGCTCAGGGGGAATCACCGCGTGTACTCCGGGAGGAAATCACATCGCTAATAGGGAAAAGGGCAATAAGAAATGTTCCTCCCGAGCAAAGACACTGCGGCTTTTACTCAATATTTCCTGGTTCCAAAAAAGGGGGGTGGCATACACCTGATCCTAGATTAACGTGCTCTGAACAGGCACATGAGAAAGTACACATTCAGAATGTTGACACACTGCTCTGCTACGTTCTGTGTGCCCAGGTGATTGGTTTGTATCCGTCAACCTGAAGGAAGCTTACTTTCGCATCTCAATATACCCTCCTCACAGGAAATTTCTCAGATCCGCTTTTCAAGGCGTAATCTACAAATTTCTGGTGCTCCCTTTCGGCCCCTCATGTTTTTATGAAGTGTACGAGGCAGCCATAGCCCCACTCAGAGAGGGGCATTCAGCCGATGACGTACATGGATGTTTGGTTGCTGTGTGCGCAATCGAGATAAGAGGTCTTACAACATAGTCAGCTTCTCTTGGAACACCTGACATTTCTAGGTTTCAGAATAAACACAGTAAAAAGTGTTCTGATTCCCATGCCGACAATCTCTTTCCTAGGTTTAATCCTAGATTCTGTATCATTCAAAGCTTTCCTTTCAGTGGAACATGTAACTTTACAAGATTGCCTAGCAGAAGGAACCTGGTCTCTTTGAAAACATGCCTGAGTCTACTAGGTTTGATGGCATCGGCTTTAGTAGTTATTTGGATGTTTGAATATGAGAGGGTTTCAATGATGGGTCTGTGTTTGAGGAATGGTGcactaaatcacagacagtgcaATTCCAGTGCTCTGTCCCGGTAATCCTGTCGTTTCTACAGGAATTATTAGAAAAAGGAAATGCCTTTTCTACTATTTGGGTATATCTAGCAGTTATTTCGGCTTGTCGTGTGGGTTTTGGGAGCACGACAGTGGGGCAACACCCCCTTGTCGCCTGTTTTATGAAGGGTGCATGTCGTTTGAGTCCGGTGTCCAAACAGCTTGCCCCGTCATGGGATTTATCAATTGTTTTGGATGCTCTATGCCAACAGCCTTTTGAGCCCCTGAATCAGGTAGAGCTAAAGATGCTTTCATTTAAGACTGCTCTATTACTAGCATTGGCCTCCGCCAAGCGTGTAAGTGACATTCATGCACAATTTGCACCCagtaacaaatcaaattgtattggtcacatacacgtaatTAGGTATCATTACGGCCTAACTCCGCCTTTATCCCGAAGATTATTAACCCATATGTCTTCCCCTTGAGCTGGTAGCTTTTTATCCCCCGTTGTTTTTCTCTCTGGAACATCAACGGTTTTATATGTTGTGCTCTGCGCATCTACATGGACAGGACTAAGGGATTTAGAAACTGTGATCAGTTGTTTGTTTCCTGGGTGAAACCTCACACAGGTAAAGCGCTCACTTAACAATGCCTCTCTCACTGGATAGTGGAGGCTATCGCCTTGGCCTACACAAGTAAGGGTCTTCAGTCTCCTGCTGGCCAACGGGCTCATTCCACTAGAGGAATGGCTACGTCCTGGACTTTATTTAAGGGCATATTTATCCAAGATATTTCTCTCAGCAGCGAGTTGGGCTTCGCCTCATACATTTGCGAAGTTTTATAGGCTCGATGTCACTGCACTGACCCTGGTGCATACTGTTATACGTGTAGGATCTTGGGGCAAAACCCATTTGTGTGATACATTGCACAGGGCAGTTGGTTGTCAGGATAAGCTTGTCTGGCAATACGGTTGTCAGTATATCCCATAAGTGAAATAACTAAATTAATACTTGTAAGAGAACTTTAGGTTACGACTGTAACCCAGGTTCTCTGATAATGAGTGAGGTATTTCACTTATGGGTTATACTGACTCCTGTATTATTTTTAAAAGACTCAGAGACGCTGTGTTGGACTTTTTTTATAGGGTAGGAGGGACACCCTTCCCCGACACACACGTCTCGATGTCCAGCCAATTATGGCTGGCGTAGTGTAATAAAGGCTTCTGACAAATACGCTGGGGGCGTATCCCATAAGTGAAATCCCTCACTCATACTATCAGAGAACTGGGGTTACGGTCGTAACCTAACGTTTTTCAaagccaaacccaccactggtgtgcatggccaaagagctctattttaaTGTTATCTGACCAAAGcactggttccaatccaagtgccaatgccatttagcaaactccagAGGGGGCTGTGATCAGATGACATACAAAtagagctctctctcgctctctcattcaaggggatttattggcatgggaaacagaagttccaaaagaatagtcattacaaatgtcattgtgtgttgtaacgatgtacaaatggttaaagtacaaaagagaaaataaatatgggttattTATAATGGtggttgttcttcactggttgaccttttcctgtggcaacaggtcacaaatcttgctgctgtgatggcacactggtatttcacccagtagatgttGGAGTTTGTCAAtcaggtttgttttcgaattctctCTCTCAAAAATGCAGGAACTTATTTAGAATAGTGAATTTGGTGATTTGCTAACACAAATAACCATACAGTAGCATTTAAGTGATTTTATAAATTATATAAAATGCCTCCCTATCCCATCTGGGGTGTTGCAGGCAGCCAGTAGTTTAGGAATTCTATTATGGTTCAAACATTCAAAAGTGCAGATGGATGCCTTCTCAGATGAAACCGCCCAGACCCTCCAAAATGTCCCATGACCTCATCTCGAGACATTCGATTGGCTAAAATGAGTTTTCCCTGACAACATCCGGACCAATCTTATTTGCCGTTATACAGCGCGAAAGTTGAATGGGTTTGTTTTGTGAGAGACGTTTTAGCTTTTGTCTGTGCCGGTCGGTTTTCTTCTGTCTACAATACATTCAATAACAAGGTACGCGCTAGTTATACCTTCTGGATTGAAATGTACACCCGACTTGCTAGTTTTCCAGCCACCTCTTACGCTCTGTTTCCTACGGGTTGCAAGCCGTCGAAAACGTTcataatatataacatatataacatatataacataGTATTTACAAGTAGGTAAACTGCTAGTTAGGTAGGCAACGCGGTCGAGAGTGAACGCCGTCTCACCGGTGTTCACtctgttgtaaaaaaaaatcccacAAATATTCTAGATCTGTTACTGATCATTTATATTTTTTAGGAAAATCGAGGATCTGCCTTTTGTGCCCGAAGAAAATGGCCACAGTTACAAGAAAGAACACCAACTTAAAAACGGTAAGGTAAATATGGTTGCGTTCGTAAATTCTCTCTGGCAATCTAATCCGATTTCAGAGCAGAATTACTGATGAATTTAGGAatactcaacacccgttgaatatggcgggtgtcagtaaacgtcggggGAAAAAACGgaattaaattgtttccagcagcacagcACAGTCACCAACGGTCtgtataacatgaaaacagcctaaccagctctgctagggcgagtaaaatggtcagtgtggTGTTCTCTCATTTTGTGTCTAGAAGTAGCTaccaagttagcttgggtgcttgactgccgttgtgaggtcagaacactTGGATCAACTTGCCATAGCGTTCGGTGTGCGCTCTGATCGTTCCgggcccagagcacactctggcactccaggttgaatttacacccccccccctctatgTATTATGTCTAATTTATCTATCTTGTTTCTTTGTCCTGTCTGCTATTATTAGTGCAACAAAGAGAATGCCAAACCAACAAGTGGATCCACTAAGTGTTTAATTACCCGAGCTGCTCCTACTAAAACAGTGGCCGCTCAATCTGCCCCTCTGCATTCCAAGAGCAATAAAAAGGAGGACTTGGGAAAGGGAGAGGATGCTCTAAAGAAGGTCAAGACGGAGCAGAAAGATGTGATGGCAACAACCACTGGTGATACGAAGAGACGCAACACCTTCAGCCAAGCCTTCCTCACCAAACAGGCTGTCAGACAGAGAAAGCTGGTTGCAGACGCCCCAAAGCCTCCAGCTACCGTCCCTGTCAAACCTGGCACATACAAAGGCAAGGTTGTCCAATCTAAAATAAGATCCTTCAGGAAGCCTAGTGGCCTGGGGGGAGGGCTAGAAAGCAAAGCAGCTGCAAAGACCACTGTGCCCAAAGCTAAGAGCCAAAAGCCTGGAAATTTGACAAAGTCCAAATCCGTTGCTGATTTGCCTGGGCGTGGCACGTTTAAGCCCCCCCAATCATGTCAACCCTCAAGCTCCAAGTCTGTGTCCAATGGGCCTCCTCCAGTCTCCAAGTGTCCAGTCCCAGCTATACGCCGTCCCACGGGCGTTCACTCTGTAGTCCCTCCTTTCAGAACTGCTCCATTTACCACAGCTTGCCCAAGCTCCACTAGGTCTGCCATGACATCTAAGGGGAAAGAGCTACCGCAGGGCACCAAGCCTAAGATGACAGTGGCAACTGACAAGAAGGTTCACAAGATTCCAGTTGCCAGCACCCGAAGCCAGTACAGGGCTAATACAGAGACTGCTGAAGAGAGACGGTTTgcgatttttttttatttttaaattacatTCTTGGAAATGGTCAAATAACTGGGTCAAGTGCTCAAAATTGTTTTAACTGATATTTTTGATTCCCAGGACAAAGCTGGCAGAGTGGCTGGCATCCAATGGAAAGACTCTGAAGAGGCCTCCCATATCAGCAGTGGCACCCCCAAAGTCTAAACTATTTGTGCAGCCAGAGCCTGAAGTGTACCTAGAATCCACAGCTGTCTCTCAACTAAAGACCAATGTTGCGCCTCAGCCCGTTGACCAGGAGTCACAGCAACCTGTTGATGAGCCTGAACCGACTGTTCGGCTTAAAAACGACCAGGTGGTCATTGAACAGGAGGCAGCCTGTGCCTCAACTCCAC
Above is a window of Oncorhynchus tshawytscha isolate Ot180627B linkage group LG30, Otsh_v2.0, whole genome shotgun sequence DNA encoding:
- the LOC112245085 gene encoding cytoskeleton-associated protein 2 isoform X2 — its product is MATVTRKNTNLKTCNKENAKPTSGSTKCLITRAAPTKTVAAQSAPLHSKSNKKEDLGKGEDALKKVKTEQKDVMATTTGDTKRRNTFSQAFLTKQAVRQRKLVADAPKPPATVPVKPGTYKGKVVQSKIRSFRKPSGLGGGLESKAAAKTTVPKAKSQKPGNLTKSKSVADLPGRGTFKPPQSCQPSSSKSVSNGPPPVSKCPVPAIRRPTGVHSVVPPFRTAPFTTACPSSTRSAMTSKGKELPQGTKPKMTVATDKKVHKIPVASTRSQYRANTETAEERRTKLAEWLASNGKTLKRPPISAVAPPKSKLFVQPEPEVYLESTAVSQLKTNVAPQPVDQESQQPVDEPEPTVRLKNDQVVIEQEAACASTPLTMNITLDLLDNSDTDFLPVDPEIVVNLRDALEKPSACVDDPTEKGDESKEKMVERLTNKEFEERNESPVNKDVEVKCEVGEGASGQKVRKGYIDEVHDDGDCLMETTPEADGTSVVKYSVKTTPYLQSVKRKIDGEACASGSRRKSTIKDLKFLTPVRRSCRIQRTASRLPGMLTDHDTCVSSLAELVKLDDDANAYIYRRNPALLADLPDHPKDLERF
- the LOC112245085 gene encoding cytoskeleton-associated protein 2 isoform X1, which codes for MATVTRKNTNLKTCNKENAKPTSGSTKCLITRAAPTKTVAAQSAPLHSKSNKKEDLGKGEDALKKVKTEQKDVMATTTGDTKRRNTFSQAFLTKQAVRQRKLVADAPKPPATVPVKPGTYKGKVVQSKIRSFRKPSGLGGGLESKAAAKTTVPKAKSQKPGNLTKSKSVADLPGRGTFKPPQSCQPSSSKSVSNGPPPVSKCPVPAIRRPTGVHSVVPPFRTAPFTTACPSSTRSAMTSKGKELPQGTKPKMTVATDKKVHKIPVASTRSQYRANTETAEERRTKLAEWLASNGKTLKRPPISAVAPPKSKLFVQPEPEVYLESTAVSQLKTNVAPQPVDQESQQPVDEPEPTVRLKNDQVVIEQEAACASTPLTMNITLDLLDNSDTDFLPVDPEIVVNLRDALEKPSACVDEDPTEKGDESKEKMVERLTNKEFEERNESPVNKDVEVKCEVGEGASGQKVRKGYIDEVHDDGDCLMETTPEADGTSVVKYSVKTTPYLQSVKRKIDGEACASGSRRKSTIKDLKFLTPVRRSCRIQRTASRLPGMLTDHDTCVSSLAELVKLDDDANAYIYRRNPALLADLPDHPKDLERF